The genomic DNA TTGATTTatggattgtgtgtgtatgtatgtgtgtgtatatgtatatatatatatatatatatacatatatatacacacacactaatatcaCTGCAGGGAACAATTTAAACTCAACTTTAGTACATTAGACCGACGAGGATCCCATGATAAAAACATACAATAGTGGTTTCATAAGggattttttatatatatatatatatatatatatatatatatatatatatatatatatatatatatatatatatatatatgagggtGCTCAAATAGTCCTGACCTCAGAGTTTTAAGAACATTAAATTTGACAGCTTTTGGTTTACGAGACACTAACACCCTCCTCTTGCTTAAATagtgaaatgtttttctcaGACAGGAATTAGTTTTCTTTAGAGTATCATTCGAATGCAATATTTGACTGGTTCCTCCATTTGAGCTGTAGGTAAAAGGACACCGCCCTAAATGACCTTTACATCTGCCTAATACCCCGACCCACCCTGACACACATGGTCTTAGTTAGGCGTCTCAGACATGATGGGAATAAGGCTAAACGTCTTAAGTGCAGACAGACAAGTTTAGAACATTGTGTTCTTTTGAAGAGGAGCAATTACATTTTGTGAAGgaagagaaaatacaaaacaaactttTATATCCGTACCCAGCTTGTTAGGAGCTAATAAAAAATAAGGCAAGAAGTTTCTTTCATAATTGactaaatacatttgaacaAAAACCCTAACCCACAGAGCTTGAAACTATATTTTGTTCTCCAACACATTTCCTTAATACTAGACTTATTTTAGAGGAAATCTCTTAAAACCAAACTGAATCAATGACTTACATCTTGAGAAGACGTAGTATTTGTATCTCTCTGGAGTTCTGATGCTCGGCACGGACACAGCAGCTGTGATGGTGGAGGGGAAACCTCTCCAAGTTCGGATGTTGACTACTGGCTCTAGAAAAGACACTGGAACCAAAATAGTTACTTTATATACTCTTATCaatatgtcatttaaaatgtattttttcacatttctccTAAACAtcacaaaccaaaaaaacagcTGTCCCATAAATGGTACACGGGCAACCTTTTTCCACTTCAAATATTTACAAGATGGACTTCGCTGCCCTTCTCCCCGACACAAAAGGATGACTCACTTTTTCAAAGACCTCATTTGTTGGAACGCTAAATTACACGTGAGTTTATGTAAATCTGTTCAAATGCTCACTGTTGTATTTATACAGGAATCTGTCATTATTAAAATTAATGTATGTTAAAATGGTTCTTGTCCTgtttgcatttttcatttttcattctttGAGTACCTGCTTGTCGAACCATTCGGTTGCGGACGGTGTAAACAGCGTGCTGGACTTTCCTGCCACATGTTTGACTGGTGCCAAACTGGTATGAATATTTCTGCACCGATCCCCCTGGAAGAACCAATCGAGAGTCCATTTCAGAATGTATTTGCACGTCTAAATTATTTACATGATATAAACAGTatttaattattacaaataaaaatgttttacacaggaaaaaaatacaataataaaaaaatcaataaagaaaCTGAAAATGATTAGTAAGCTTGAGTAACAGCAGTGCATCACCTCTCTTAAAGAAGTAAACtgactctctcctcctctggaaCTGAGGCACAGACAGAGCAGCTGTGATTTGACCTCGAAGCCCATCAAAACCTGCTTCAATGGCCTTTGGATAGTTGCCATCCAACGCATCATTTTCAAATCTCCAGTACTGGGATCCCTGCAAAGGTCACAATCGAAACATTAAAAGTCAAGCACCAAAAATAAGACGGCTCAAGAGGAATTGTGAGTTTAATGAACAGCCAGGATAATATATTTCTGGCATCCTGATACAGTGCAAAGGGTCTCGCCCATGAAATCCTTTAAATTCAGATTTGTCAAATTCACTCTGGTTTTAGATCGAATGAATATACCTTGAAAATATAGGTTTTGCCTTGGCAGTTGCAGCGGGTGAACGCAGTGTCGATTGGGGAAGGGACGCCCCACACTTGTGTGATGCCACGAGCCGGACCAGGCACCATGTATTTGTCCAGAAGCCAGAAGTAgtgaccttaaaaaaaaaaaaatcaatgcaggaATATAAAGATGTAATAGCACTCATACGCGGAGATATGATTTGAGTTGATTTCTGGGGCCGATGTTTCTTTTATAAGGAACTGCTAACAACTCAAActgaaaatattgtattaaaagaaaaaatcgAAAAAGATTTCACTTTTCACTTCTCTTTTGTATATTAATAGAATAACGTAACTTGTAAAGCTGCCTGACTGGCACTAACCTCTAAAAACCACCATTGTGCCGTTCCTTAGCGTGGTGACTGCACCGACCGGCCGCCCACTACACAGATTGGTATCGTTTCTGTCATCTAAGAAAAAGGACACAATTTATTAGTAAAAACATCTGTTTGGATAAACAATCACAATCACAGACAGGTTACTGGGTGTTAATTGTAATGTGCCCCAGAAGCTGTAATAATTCCTTTCCATTCTTTAAAGTATCtaagttttatttaaaagtgcTTGATTATTTACGGAGAGGGAAAACAGCCGCCTCTGTCACTTAATATAGTGTAGCTACACTTTAAAGGAAGCTCTGTGGACCCAGAGGCATAATGGCAAAACCACAAGCTCATAAAGCAGGCTGAGAACAGTAATAAATATGTACCAGAAAATAGAGCCCTCCCCTTTTGCAATAGTGTTAGACTACAAACTTGATATCTTCAAAAACCTACAAGGACGACATTTCAGTCCTCAAACTGACATTTCTCCTCTCAGAGTCGCATCATTCACCTTTGAGTGTATTTGGTTTCTATGAGTGCTGTGTTGAGAATCTGGACCAAGAACCTTTCTTACCTGCTTGGTAGTCTCTAGGGTCACCTGTGTTGAGAGTTTGTGCAGTGTCCAGAGGCTTAGTCTCAGGTTTGGAGCTGGGTTTAACTAGAGTCGGTTTAGTTGGCGATGGCTTGTATGGGTCTGGTTGGTCCTGGGGTTTTGAGGTGACTTGGGATGGTGCGGGTTTGGTCGGGTCTGGAGTGACATTGAGTGGATGAGCAGTGGTTATTCCTGGTGTCACTTCCTCTGTAGTGTCAGGCTGCACTGCATCTGTGGATGAGGGAATGTGGGTCGTCAGGGCATCAAGCTCTGGCAAGTCCCCGTTCCCCTCTGGAGAAGCACTGGGTGGAGGATCTTCAAGGTCTGCCGGAGAAGATGAAGGGCCTGTAGTGACATCCGGTTCGTTTGAAGTGGTTGCCTCAGGGATGGTTGTCGGGTCCAGTGTTGAGGCCGGGATGGTAGTGACCTGAGAGCTTTCTGGGACTGTGGAGGAGGCCTGTGTGGGTCCTGTGGAGGCTGTTTCTGATTGGGTTGTTACCTCTGGTTCAGCAGAGGGGCCTGCAGTCGGATCCACAGAAAGAATGTCATCCTCAAGCTGTTCTTCTGCTGTCTCAAGCTCTGGGGTGTTGGCTGTGGGAGAATACTCTGTTTGTGGTACTGAGGTTGGAGTAGGCTGGTTGGAGACATGGTCAGCTGCTGTTGTGGGCTGAGGGAGAGTTGTTCCCGGGTCGGATGAGCTGGTCGGATCTATGGCAACTGGAGGAGGACCGACATGATTATGAACTCAACACCAGTAAGaagcatgtttttaaaaaaatcatcaaaTTAAGGACAGCTTGTCCAGATTGGTGGCAAAGTAAAAGACACCTGAATATATATGTAGAGAAACATACATGAACGTAAAGCATGTAATTGATCATCCTCCACACATCACCCTTCAGTGAAAATGTAACTAGCACAAACCAATGACGAGAATAAGACATATCCAAGATGTGAAAATGTCTGCATTGTAGTTGtctaaaatgttttataaacaaaaatgttgatttagaatgaatgtgttttgctgtaaaaaagtaagaaaatcAATATGGTGAATATGGTTTTGTCTTTCTAGTCACAAGAATTACACATATATTGTCGAGTCTTGGATCAACATGTTAAACACAGCTCTCttcatgttgtttattattcTATGTATGAGCGCCTGCCAGGTAGTCCCTGGATATCACGTACTTGTGCTCTCAGTGGGGGCCTCCTCAATGGTGGGGTAACGTGTGGAGGGGTTGTCATCAGTCTGTGTTGGTTTGTTGTCTGAGatagttgtttgtgtctgaggGAAGACTGTAAATGTCTCTGTACCGAACTCCAGAGTATCTGGATCCTGGATGGGTTCAGTAGGAATGGGTTCAGTAGGAATGGGATCCAGAGGGTCAGCTGTATCCCATCCGTAGTCACTGGTGCTCTCTGGTATTGGACTGTCCTCCGGGTCCTCCACTTCATACTTGGTAAACTCGTCATTGGGAAACATCTGGTTGTTCATATCTAGAGGAATTGGGAAAAAGATGCACGCCTGGATGTCACACTCGTGGAACTTTACCGGATTTGGACTGACCAGTGGAATCACATGGTCATCTGTGGcaaaatttaaatattaaaatataagaTAAATTGGCATTCTTCTCAGTTTTTTTCCAGCATTTGTTTTCTTGAGCATGTACGTCAATGACAATCCAGACGGAAATGTCACAACATGTCTTCCTCCTGAGAGAGAAGTAACACAGATGCAAGAGTATCACCACCCACAAAACTATTCAAAGCCAACTACTGAAAAAAATCCTCCAAGAAAATGTTCTGTCATCCTTTCTTGGCTTTATGTggtgctttcctctcctgtgACTGAGCCTGTGCCCGTAACCCTCCTACTCACTCATGGCCACATTGCttccttgtgtttctgttgGCCGGTGGGGCTTGTGCTCTTG from Cyclopterus lumpus isolate fCycLum1 chromosome 4, fCycLum1.pri, whole genome shotgun sequence includes the following:
- the prg4b gene encoding proteoglycan 4b isoform X2, yielding MSSTVLCAVILLVCALTCSAAQGCKSRCGGEYYRGSMCQCDYNCLSYGECCKDFESQCTTKNSCKGRCGESFKRGRLCSCDSDCSKFKQCCSDHKLHCDAEEPTLNEATEPSLFSEGNDEDMNNQMFPNDEFTKYEVEDPEDSPIPESTSDYGWDTADPLDPIPTEPIPTEPIQDPDTLEFGTETFTVFPQTQTTISDNKPTQTDDNPSTRYPTIEEAPTESTIAIDPTSSSDPGTTLPQPTTAADHVSNQPTPTSVPQTEYSPTANTPELETAEEQLEDDILSVDPTAGPSAEPEVTTQSETASTGPTQASSTVPESSQVTTIPASTLDPTTIPEATTSNEPDVTTGPSSSPADLEDPPPSASPEGNGDLPELDALTTHIPSSTDAVQPDTTEEVTPGITTAHPLNVTPDPTKPAPSQVTSKPQDQPDPYKPSPTKPTLVKPSSKPETKPLDTAQTLNTGDPRDYQADDRNDTNLCSGRPVGAVTTLRNGTMVVFRGHYFWLLDKYMVPGPARGITQVWGVPSPIDTAFTRCNCQGKTYIFKGSQYWRFENDALDGNYPKAIEAGFDGLRGQITAALSVPQFQRRRESVYFFKRGGSVQKYSYQFGTSQTCGRKVQHAVYTVRNRMVRQAVSFLEPVVNIRTWRGFPSTITAAVSVPSIRTPERYKYYVFSRSTSYNVRMDSGHPIIPVPKANASPQSKDFLKCSERV
- the prg4b gene encoding proteoglycan 4b isoform X3, with product MSSTVLCAVILLVCALTCSAAQAGCKSRCGGEYYRGSMCQCDYNCLSYGECCKDFESQCTTKNSCKGRCGESFKRGRLCSCDSDCSKFKQCCSDHKLHCDAEEPTLNEATEPSLFSEGNDEDMNNQMFPNDEFTKYEVEDPEDSPIPESTSDYGWDTADPLDPIPTEPIPTEPIQDPDTLEFVAIDPTSSSDPGTTLPQPTTAADHVSNQPTPTSVPQTEYSPTANTPELETAEEQLEDDILSVDPTAGPSAEPEVTTQSETASTGPTQASSTVPESSQVTTIPASTLDPTTIPEATTSNEPDVTTGPSSSPADLEDPPPSASPEGNGDLPELDALTTHIPSSTDAVQPDTTEEVTPGITTAHPLNVTPDPTKPAPSQVTSKPQDQPDPYKPSPTKPTLVKPSSKPETKPLDTAQTLNTGDPRDYQADDRNDTNLCSGRPVGAVTTLRNGTMVVFRGHYFWLLDKYMVPGPARGITQVWGVPSPIDTAFTRCNCQGKTYIFKGSQYWRFENDALDGNYPKAIEAGFDGLRGQITAALSVPQFQRRRESVYFFKRGGSVQKYSYQFGTSQTCGRKVQHAVYTVRNRMVRQAVSFLEPVVNIRTWRGFPSTITAAVSVPSIRTPERYKYYVFSRSTSYNVRMDSGHPIIPVPKANASPQSKDFLKCSERV
- the prg4b gene encoding proteoglycan 4b isoform X1, with protein sequence MSSTVLCAVILLVCALTCSAAQAGCKSRCGGEYYRGSMCQCDYNCLSYGECCKDFESQCTTKNSCKGRCGESFKRGRLCSCDSDCSKFKQCCSDHKLHCDAEEPTLNEATEPSLFSEGNDEDMNNQMFPNDEFTKYEVEDPEDSPIPESTSDYGWDTADPLDPIPTEPIPTEPIQDPDTLEFGTETFTVFPQTQTTISDNKPTQTDDNPSTRYPTIEEAPTESTIAIDPTSSSDPGTTLPQPTTAADHVSNQPTPTSVPQTEYSPTANTPELETAEEQLEDDILSVDPTAGPSAEPEVTTQSETASTGPTQASSTVPESSQVTTIPASTLDPTTIPEATTSNEPDVTTGPSSSPADLEDPPPSASPEGNGDLPELDALTTHIPSSTDAVQPDTTEEVTPGITTAHPLNVTPDPTKPAPSQVTSKPQDQPDPYKPSPTKPTLVKPSSKPETKPLDTAQTLNTGDPRDYQADDRNDTNLCSGRPVGAVTTLRNGTMVVFRGHYFWLLDKYMVPGPARGITQVWGVPSPIDTAFTRCNCQGKTYIFKGSQYWRFENDALDGNYPKAIEAGFDGLRGQITAALSVPQFQRRRESVYFFKRGGSVQKYSYQFGTSQTCGRKVQHAVYTVRNRMVRQAVSFLEPVVNIRTWRGFPSTITAAVSVPSIRTPERYKYYVFSRSTSYNVRMDSGHPIIPVPKANASPQSKDFLKCSERV